In one Mucilaginibacter ginsenosidivorax genomic region, the following are encoded:
- the gcvH gene encoding glycine cleavage system protein GcvH: MNFPAELKYTKDHEWIKVEGNEATIGITEFAQGELGDIVYVDIASLGKEVAKDAVFGTVEAVKTVSDLFMPVTGTVTEINSALNNQPDLVNSDPYGEGWMVKITVADLSEIEGLLSADDYKSVVGA, translated from the coding sequence ATGAATTTTCCCGCTGAATTAAAGTACACTAAAGACCACGAGTGGATAAAAGTTGAAGGCAATGAAGCTACAATTGGCATCACCGAATTTGCTCAAGGCGAGCTTGGCGATATTGTTTATGTGGATATTGCATCCTTAGGGAAAGAAGTTGCTAAAGATGCCGTTTTTGGTACGGTTGAAGCAGTAAAAACAGTATCAGACCTGTTTATGCCTGTAACCGGAACAGTTACCGAAATTAATTCCGCACTTAACAACCAGCCCGACCTGGTAAACTCAGATCCTTACGGCGAAGGCTGGATGGTAAAAATAACGGTTGCCGATCTTTCGGAAATTGAAGGCCTTTTATCTGCCGATGACTATAAATCTGTTGTTGGCGCTTAA
- the feoB gene encoding ferrous iron transport protein B — MKADIRVALVGNPNTGKSTLFNILTGLNQKIGNFPGVTVDKKTGFCQLPDGRTAEIIDLPGTYSIYPKSKDESIVFSVLADKAKGMVPDLIVVILDASNLKRNLLLYTQIADLKIPVIVALNMIDVSEKAGIIIDINLFAQKLGVPVVPISARKIKGIDQLKTTIAYANKIALQQDTIDVDTIAPKLVAQIQAEYKIDNPYLALQLAHQHETLGFLTPAESDRIEELEKEHAFHSQKAQASETIARYNFINDLLYDTVKKPETAHDETVSNKIDKILTHKVFGFIIFFAILMFIFQAIFSWSAYPMSLIEQLFIKLQSLISKTMPAGPLVSLISDGIIAGLSGVMVFVPQIAILFALISILEDTGYMSRVTFMMDKVMRKVGLNGKSVVPLIGGFACAVPSIMSTRNIENWKDRMITIMVTPLVACSARLPVYTLLIALVVPDRNVWWVFNMRGLALTAMYLLSIVSAIVVAFVMKFILKSRERGYFIMELPVYRMPRWKNVAFTMYDRSKTFVFQAGKVIIAVSIILWVLKSYGPGDRFAQIDKAFSQPKYTKTMTPDSLEKVIASEKLENSYAGVFGHVIEPVIKPLGFDWKIGIALISSFAAREVFVGTMATIYSVEGDADKMESVQQKMHGATNPDTGKPVFTLAVAFSLMMFYAFAMQCASTVAVVFRETKDWRWPAAQFAYMTALAYSASFIVYHLLK; from the coding sequence TTGAAAGCCGATATAAGAGTTGCGCTTGTAGGAAATCCAAACACCGGTAAATCAACTCTATTTAATATACTAACCGGTCTTAATCAAAAAATAGGAAATTTTCCGGGGGTTACTGTCGACAAAAAAACAGGTTTTTGCCAGCTGCCCGATGGCCGCACCGCCGAAATTATTGACCTGCCAGGTACCTATAGCATCTACCCCAAAAGTAAAGACGAATCCATTGTATTTTCTGTTTTAGCCGACAAAGCTAAAGGAATGGTACCCGACTTGATTGTGGTAATCCTGGATGCATCTAACCTTAAACGCAATCTGCTGCTGTACACCCAGATAGCCGACCTGAAAATTCCGGTTATTGTTGCCCTTAACATGATTGATGTATCAGAAAAAGCCGGCATCATCATCGATATTAACTTGTTTGCCCAAAAGTTGGGCGTTCCTGTGGTACCAATATCCGCCCGGAAAATAAAAGGGATCGATCAGCTTAAAACAACTATAGCCTACGCTAATAAAATTGCCCTGCAGCAGGACACCATTGATGTAGATACAATTGCACCAAAACTGGTAGCACAAATTCAGGCCGAATATAAAATTGATAATCCTTACTTAGCCCTGCAGTTGGCGCACCAGCATGAAACGCTGGGCTTTTTAACGCCTGCCGAAAGCGACCGCATTGAAGAATTGGAAAAGGAACACGCGTTCCACTCGCAAAAGGCGCAGGCCTCCGAAACCATTGCCCGCTATAACTTTATAAACGATCTTTTATACGATACTGTTAAGAAACCCGAAACGGCGCATGACGAAACCGTAAGCAACAAAATAGATAAAATACTTACGCATAAGGTATTTGGCTTTATCATTTTCTTCGCCATACTGATGTTTATTTTCCAGGCTATATTCTCCTGGTCGGCCTACCCCATGTCGCTTATCGAACAGCTTTTTATAAAACTGCAAAGTTTAATAAGTAAAACCATGCCGGCCGGGCCTTTAGTTAGCCTCATCAGCGATGGTATAATTGCCGGCTTAAGCGGGGTAATGGTTTTTGTGCCCCAGATAGCCATACTTTTTGCGTTAATATCCATACTGGAAGATACGGGTTACATGTCGCGAGTTACGTTTATGATGGATAAGGTGATGCGTAAAGTGGGGCTCAACGGCAAATCGGTGGTGCCGCTTATTGGCGGCTTTGCCTGCGCGGTGCCATCTATTATGAGCACGCGCAATATCGAAAACTGGAAGGACAGGATGATTACCATTATGGTTACCCCGTTGGTAGCCTGCTCGGCCCGTTTACCGGTTTATACCTTATTGATTGCGCTGGTAGTGCCCGACCGTAATGTTTGGTGGGTATTTAACATGCGTGGGCTTGCGCTTACTGCCATGTACCTGCTCAGCATAGTATCAGCTATAGTAGTGGCCTTTGTCATGAAATTTATTCTGAAATCGCGCGAACGCGGTTACTTTATTATGGAACTGCCGGTTTACCGGATGCCGAGATGGAAAAACGTAGCATTTACCATGTACGACAGGTCTAAAACTTTTGTTTTTCAGGCAGGTAAAGTAATTATAGCGGTATCCATCATCCTGTGGGTACTAAAATCATACGGCCCCGGCGATAGGTTTGCGCAGATAGATAAAGCTTTTAGTCAGCCCAAATACACTAAAACTATGACACCCGATAGCCTGGAAAAGGTTATCGCATCAGAAAAATTGGAAAACTCTTATGCCGGTGTATTTGGTCATGTAATTGAGCCAGTTATTAAGCCCTTAGGGTTCGATTGGAAAATAGGGATAGCCCTCATCAGCTCTTTTGCTGCCCGCGAGGTTTTTGTAGGTACTATGGCCACTATTTACAGCGTAGAAGGCGATGCCGACAAAATGGAATCGGTTCAGCAAAAAATGCATGGTGCTACCAATCCCGATACAG
- a CDS encoding FeoA family protein, translated as MRLSQLEVGETGIVKEFTDLEMSVKLMEMGCLPGEEIKISRIAPLGDPIAIHVSGYQLSLRKFEASTIILQ; from the coding sequence ATGAGACTTTCACAACTTGAAGTAGGCGAAACAGGAATTGTTAAAGAATTTACTGACCTTGAAATGTCGGTTAAATTGATGGAAATGGGATGTTTACCAGGTGAGGAAATTAAAATTTCGCGCATAGCGCCCCTTGGCGATCCGATAGCTATTCATGTTTCAGGTTATCAGTTAAGCCTTCGTAAATTTGAGGCCTCCACTATTATTTTGCAGTAG
- a CDS encoding VanZ family protein — protein sequence MKATLKYQGPAILWALFILIICSVNLGSAGDSPMFFKGFDKLTHTGLFFTLVVLFCNGIIRQQKPRPLSYTRALIIVIAAIVFGGLIEILQLEFFPWRSAEWSDFFCDGLGACMGIFGVMLTINAIGNEKK from the coding sequence ATGAAAGCAACACTAAAATATCAGGGGCCCGCAATTTTGTGGGCCTTATTTATTTTGATAATTTGCTCTGTTAACCTGGGGTCGGCAGGCGACTCGCCTATGTTTTTTAAGGGCTTTGACAAGCTTACGCACACCGGATTGTTTTTTACATTGGTTGTATTGTTTTGCAATGGTATAATAAGGCAACAAAAACCAAGGCCATTATCGTATACACGGGCGTTGATAATAGTTATAGCCGCGATTGTTTTTGGCGGCTTGATAGAAATATTGCAGCTGGAATTTTTTCCGTGGCGCAGCGCCGAATGGAGCGATTTCTTTTGCGATGGGCTTGGGGCTTGTATGGGTATTTTTGGTGTTATGCTAACAATAAATGCAATTGGCAATGAAAAAAAGTAA